One region of Terricaulis silvestris genomic DNA includes:
- a CDS encoding response regulator — MKRCLVVDDSRVIRKVARRILEDMRFEIEEAADGLEALQACRRHMPDAILLDWTMPVMSGIDFLKQLRLEPGGDKPTVVFCTTENDVERISEALKAGADEYMMKPFDGDILQSKFADAGLV, encoded by the coding sequence ATGAAACGCTGCCTTGTCGTCGACGACAGCCGCGTCATCCGCAAAGTGGCGCGTCGCATTCTCGAAGACATGCGCTTCGAGATCGAGGAAGCCGCTGACGGCCTTGAGGCGCTGCAAGCTTGCCGCCGCCACATGCCTGACGCCATCCTGCTCGACTGGACCATGCCGGTGATGAGCGGCATCGATTTCCTGAAGCAGCTCCGCCTCGAACCCGGCGGCGACAAGCCCACGGTCGTGTTCTGCACCACCGAAAACGACGTCGAACGCATCTCCGAAGCGCTCAAGGCTGGCGCCGACGAATACATGATGAAGCCGTTCGATGGCGACATCCTGCAATCCAAGTTCGCGGACGCTGGGCTGGTCTGA
- a CDS encoding histidine phosphotransferase family protein: MIENTKLTALVASRICHDMVEPMSAIIQGLEMIKSEGGKPPDPDALSLLDNGVGKAWAKLEFFRFAMAGAMAEGDSELEEGHAVAEKLYSVLKPELKWNAPPVAMPRPAVRVIVNLLLIANECLPRGGTVEITAEKHGDGGEVIVTAKGPRAKLKDTTAAALKGDAGELSGHTIQPTLTSLLAKQGGVELSAHQSEEQVQFIARSAAFKL; the protein is encoded by the coding sequence ATGATCGAGAACACGAAGCTGACGGCGCTTGTCGCCTCGCGCATCTGCCATGACATGGTCGAGCCGATGAGCGCGATCATCCAGGGTCTTGAGATGATCAAGTCCGAGGGCGGCAAACCGCCGGATCCGGATGCGCTCTCGCTGCTCGATAACGGCGTGGGCAAAGCGTGGGCGAAGCTTGAGTTCTTCCGCTTCGCCATGGCTGGCGCGATGGCCGAGGGCGACAGCGAACTCGAAGAAGGCCACGCCGTCGCTGAGAAGCTCTATTCGGTGCTGAAGCCCGAATTGAAATGGAACGCGCCGCCTGTCGCGATGCCGCGCCCGGCCGTGCGCGTGATCGTCAACTTGTTGCTGATTGCCAACGAATGCCTGCCCCGTGGCGGCACCGTAGAGATCACGGCTGAGAAGCACGGCGATGGCGGCGAAGTCATTGTCACCGCGAAAGGACCGCGCGCGAAGCTGAAGGACACGACGGCCGCCGCCCTTAAGGGCGACGCTGGCGAACTGTCCGGCCACACCATCCAGCCGACGCTGACCAGCCTCCTTGCCAAGCAAGGTGGCGTCGAGCTCTCGGCGCACCAAAGCGAAGAACAAGTCCAGTTCATTGCGCGCTCGGCGGCGTTCAAGCTTTAA